One genomic region from Symbiobacterium terraclitae encodes:
- a CDS encoding DUF2357 domain-containing protein translates to MPGWQYREGALVYESPGVTVTLNAHTGPAPAYRPDLPEALPGCSPFLLWEWAQYRVTLAPPLPGIALHVGDQVVRPVADGVYLFRYENALGASRIRLASAPVPDLPVEVISHKLAGDGLASYPRLYRAMVRQVTGDLLTLPFHLTGATAHATRIHDGPPSPLFTLHFLRHHGRTLAAALEAVGRSPHRVLTREELVRPVAMATRLDGAALRWGLTHPDSWAVTAGDGGWFRLGGQAVLPERLLQQRAEETFDTHENRFVRHFLLSLRQAVDDALTPLERYGGRQSRLQAVGTVQTDPVAAREGVPQDDSADQTVPRVTSEGDPQGDSAGQADPRAAGAPESDRHADLAVQGGPHADRSGPTDLRAELTTLAHHLDEALAWPWWDEVGELVHLPEQSTVLHGKDGYRELWALYPEFLLGRSPFGYGLDRAIAARDVATLYEYWCFFRLIRALEPALGPARLRLRADETGGLDWRTAARFGDGGWRLVFNRPARGGRESYSLGLRPDFTLIGRAGVALVLDAKFRADAPRPDLDEPAWAEASPQAADLYKMHTYRDALGVRAAVALYPGDRAVFYDRRTRRRRTDLTLHELIFGDFEGVGALPLRPEGGSEPCPIS, encoded by the coding sequence GTGCCCGGCTGGCAGTACCGGGAAGGCGCACTCGTCTACGAATCCCCCGGCGTCACTGTCACCCTCAACGCGCACACCGGCCCCGCGCCGGCCTACCGGCCCGACCTGCCGGAGGCCCTGCCCGGCTGTTCCCCCTTCCTCCTCTGGGAATGGGCCCAGTACCGGGTCACGTTGGCGCCGCCCCTTCCGGGCATCGCCCTCCACGTGGGCGACCAGGTCGTCCGGCCGGTCGCAGACGGCGTCTACCTCTTCCGCTACGAGAACGCCCTCGGCGCCTCCCGCATCCGCCTGGCCAGCGCGCCCGTCCCCGACCTCCCCGTGGAGGTCATCAGCCACAAGCTGGCCGGCGACGGCCTCGCCAGTTACCCCCGCCTCTACCGGGCCATGGTCCGGCAGGTCACGGGCGACCTCCTCACCCTCCCCTTCCACCTCACCGGCGCCACTGCCCACGCCACCCGCATCCACGACGGGCCGCCGTCGCCGCTCTTCACCCTCCACTTCCTCCGCCACCACGGCCGCACCCTCGCGGCGGCGCTGGAGGCCGTCGGCCGCAGCCCTCACCGGGTGCTCACCCGGGAGGAGCTGGTCCGCCCCGTCGCCATGGCCACCCGGCTGGACGGCGCCGCCCTCCGCTGGGGCCTCACCCACCCCGACAGCTGGGCGGTCACCGCCGGGGACGGCGGCTGGTTCCGCCTCGGCGGCCAGGCAGTCCTGCCCGAGCGGCTGCTGCAGCAGCGGGCCGAGGAGACCTTCGACACCCACGAGAACCGCTTCGTCCGCCACTTCCTCCTCTCCCTGCGGCAGGCGGTGGACGACGCCCTCACCCCGCTGGAAAGATATGGAGGCAGGCAGAGTCGCCTCCAGGCTGTCGGCACCGTTCAAACCGACCCTGTAGCTGCCCGCGAGGGCGTTCCCCAAGATGACAGCGCCGATCAGACCGTCCCCCGGGTTACCAGTGAGGGCGACCCCCAAGGTGACAGCGCTGGCCAGGCCGACCCCCGGGCTGCCGGTGCCCCTGAGAGCGATCGCCACGCCGACCTCGCCGTGCAGGGCGGCCCCCACGCTGATCGCAGCGGTCCGACTGATCTCCGGGCAGAGCTCACCACCCTGGCGCACCACCTGGACGAAGCCCTCGCCTGGCCCTGGTGGGACGAGGTGGGCGAGCTGGTTCACCTGCCCGAGCAGTCCACCGTGCTCCACGGCAAGGACGGCTACCGGGAGCTCTGGGCCCTCTACCCCGAGTTCCTGCTGGGCCGGTCCCCCTTCGGCTACGGCCTCGACCGGGCCATCGCCGCCCGGGACGTGGCCACCCTCTACGAGTACTGGTGCTTCTTCCGGCTCATCCGCGCCCTGGAGCCCGCGCTGGGCCCGGCGCGGCTGCGCCTGCGGGCAGACGAGACCGGCGGCCTCGACTGGCGCACGGCCGCCCGCTTCGGCGACGGGGGATGGCGCCTGGTCTTCAACCGGCCCGCCCGGGGCGGCCGGGAGAGCTATAGCCTCGGGCTCCGGCCGGACTTCACCCTCATCGGCCGCGCCGGCGTCGCCCTGGTGCTGGACGCCAAGTTCCGGGCGGACGCCCCCCGCCCGGACCTGGACGAGCCCGCCTGGGCGGAGGCGTCGCCCCAGGCGGCGGACCTCTACAAGATGCACACCTACCGTGACGCCCTGGGGGTACGGGCCGCGGTCGCCCTCTACCCGGGCGACCGGGCCGTGTTCTATGACCGGCGCACCCGCCGGCGGCGCACGGACCTGACGCTTCACGAGCTGATCTTCGGCGACTTCGAAGGGGTCGGGGCGCTCCCGCTCCGGCCCGAAGGAGGTAGTGAGCCGTGCCCGATTTCCTGA
- a CDS encoding BrxE family protein: MSLDLWLTAQAIIARIGEKSRMGWWETDTYGKASSLVLSRLFPRTGPWAAIQLSISGAAAEHRRRIPSIPAITLFDLGEAMNRKLSDLLLQKKHTQAKLDAPDAWIDELGNPSGEELVAQLTQLEFTTPHLVERVRRTAARANRSVCVGDLPHEADWTGAEILGLLIAGYQFSAPGEFVAPYLRVVL; the protein is encoded by the coding sequence GTGTCGCTCGATCTCTGGCTAACGGCTCAGGCGATTATCGCTCGCATCGGGGAGAAGAGCCGGATGGGATGGTGGGAGACGGACACCTACGGCAAGGCCAGTAGCTTAGTCCTCTCGCGGCTGTTTCCCCGCACTGGCCCCTGGGCTGCCATCCAGCTTTCCATTTCGGGGGCAGCCGCAGAACACAGGCGCCGCATTCCCTCAATTCCAGCCATCACCCTCTTCGACCTGGGTGAGGCGATGAATCGGAAACTGTCCGACCTGCTCCTACAGAAGAAGCATACGCAGGCCAAGCTCGACGCTCCCGACGCCTGGATCGACGAGCTTGGCAATCCATCGGGGGAGGAACTCGTCGCCCAGCTGACTCAGCTCGAGTTCACCACGCCCCATCTGGTGGAGCGTGTCCGACGCACCGCGGCCCGGGCTAATCGGTCGGTCTGCGTTGGTGATCTTCCGCATGAGGCCGACTGGACGGGTGCGGAGATCCTCGGCCTCTTGATTGCCGGCTACCAGTTCTCGGCTCCGGGGGAGTTCGTGGCCCCTTACCTGCGGGTGGTGCTGTGA
- a CDS encoding McrB family protein gives MPDFLTVWQSGTALEAPEAIAVARRFTLDCVREFLRQRGVAEERWRSIEQGALKRYLVSPERVRYYGETPQFEADGMVLYFKAFSGERFGRYERVMLFRRNQGPIGLVVRIPLETRNDVHFSLGPIYAGLLWWSTDPGADRSGIQTALAEAWGEEPAWFAKQECGERAILGWRVRPTEWDGSKSELAVRIAGLLTAGAAVLDRLQPDESATARSLHERLLRRGYRFSPEQVATFYAALKAKGFVILSGLSGTGKTKLAQEFAAALGLDDDHFRLEPVKPDWRDNTGLMGYWNPVTGEYVTTDFLRFLLAAAEEYGSARIPVRPYIVVLDEMNLARVEYYLADILSVLESGRREDGFTRGEIYLHGRPGDVLTSDGLRVPPRLRLPPNLYFVGTVNVDETTFAFSPKVLDRAFTIEVKDVDLTDYPPEVEPTPAGEDGVDEALLADFTRQGRFAQITKADVAAWGRSRREYVALLDELNQALLPHDLGFGYRVVDEILAFMGALRESPLQDALSEDEAFDAAVMMKVLPKFHGPLNRVKAPLEAVMDWAGERFKKTRKKAAQMLERAKLAGHTRFA, from the coding sequence GTGCCCGATTTCCTGACGGTCTGGCAGTCCGGTACCGCCCTGGAGGCCCCCGAGGCCATCGCCGTGGCCCGGCGCTTCACCCTGGACTGCGTGCGGGAGTTCCTGCGGCAGCGGGGGGTGGCGGAGGAACGCTGGCGCTCCATCGAACAGGGGGCGCTGAAGCGCTACCTGGTGAGCCCCGAGCGGGTCCGGTACTACGGCGAGACCCCGCAGTTCGAGGCAGACGGCATGGTGCTCTACTTCAAGGCCTTTTCCGGGGAGCGCTTCGGCCGCTACGAACGGGTGATGCTCTTCCGCCGCAACCAGGGCCCGATCGGCTTGGTGGTGCGCATCCCCCTGGAGACGCGGAATGACGTCCACTTCAGCCTCGGGCCGATCTACGCGGGGCTGCTCTGGTGGAGCACGGACCCCGGCGCCGACCGCTCCGGGATCCAGACCGCGCTGGCCGAGGCCTGGGGCGAGGAGCCCGCCTGGTTCGCGAAACAGGAGTGCGGCGAGCGCGCCATCCTCGGCTGGCGGGTCCGGCCGACCGAATGGGACGGCAGCAAGTCTGAGCTGGCGGTACGGATCGCCGGGCTGCTCACCGCCGGCGCCGCCGTGCTGGACCGCCTGCAACCGGACGAGTCCGCAACCGCCCGGAGCCTCCACGAGCGGCTCCTCCGCCGCGGCTACCGCTTCAGCCCCGAGCAGGTGGCCACCTTCTACGCCGCGCTTAAGGCCAAGGGCTTCGTCATCCTCTCCGGCCTCTCGGGCACCGGCAAGACCAAGCTGGCGCAGGAGTTCGCCGCCGCCCTGGGCCTGGACGACGACCACTTCCGGCTGGAGCCGGTGAAGCCCGACTGGCGGGACAACACGGGCCTGATGGGCTACTGGAACCCGGTGACGGGCGAGTACGTCACCACCGACTTCCTGCGCTTCCTCCTCGCCGCGGCCGAGGAATACGGCAGCGCCCGGATCCCCGTCCGCCCCTACATCGTGGTGCTGGACGAGATGAACCTGGCCCGCGTCGAGTACTACCTGGCGGACATCCTGAGCGTGCTCGAGTCCGGTCGCCGGGAAGACGGCTTCACCCGTGGCGAGATCTACCTCCACGGGCGGCCCGGTGATGTGCTGACCTCCGACGGCCTCCGGGTGCCCCCGCGCCTCCGGCTGCCGCCCAACCTCTACTTCGTGGGCACCGTCAACGTCGACGAGACCACCTTCGCGTTCAGCCCCAAGGTCCTGGACCGGGCGTTCACCATCGAGGTGAAAGACGTCGACCTGACGGACTATCCGCCCGAGGTGGAGCCCACCCCTGCGGGCGAGGACGGGGTGGACGAGGCGCTGCTCGCCGACTTCACCCGGCAGGGACGGTTCGCCCAGATCACCAAGGCCGACGTGGCCGCCTGGGGGCGCAGCCGCCGGGAGTACGTGGCCCTGCTGGACGAGCTCAACCAGGCCCTCCTCCCCCACGACCTGGGGTTCGGCTACCGGGTGGTGGACGAGATCCTGGCCTTCATGGGCGCCCTGCGGGAGTCGCCGCTTCAGGACGCCCTGTCCGAGGACGAGGCGTTTGACGCCGCCGTGATGATGAAGGTGCTGCCCAAGTTCCACGGGCCGCTGAACCGGGTGAAGGCCCCCTTGGAGGCGGTGATGGACTGGGCCGGCGAGCGGTTCAAGAAGACGCGGAAGAAGGCGGCGCAGATGCTGGAGCGGGCGAAGCTGGCCGGCCACACCCGGTTCGCATGA
- a CDS encoding BrxA family protein produces the protein MRHYTANMQKGGAMVAECMALLREWEPGTDPKDFAERVIRENVIGKTSRSRVRDFLSRIFFRRFPPPVADLLHELIATGIPERDLHQLMLYQTALVDDLLYDFITQHLFPLYVQGRVHLDVTDAAEFIRGLIRQGQIDPPWSENIITKTGRGLLAACRDFGLLEGHGRKQFRFVSLSEPVFLYVAYSLHDRGVGASQIFSHPDWKVFLLEEDQVERYFLAAHQSGGLKYEAAGGIRRIDWTWNDLRTCVRRLVEGAH, from the coding sequence ATGCGGCATTACACCGCCAACATGCAGAAAGGTGGCGCCATGGTGGCCGAGTGTATGGCGCTGTTGCGCGAGTGGGAGCCCGGTACAGACCCAAAGGACTTTGCCGAACGGGTCATCCGGGAGAACGTCATCGGCAAGACCTCGCGGAGCCGGGTTCGGGACTTTCTGTCCCGCATCTTCTTCCGGCGGTTTCCGCCGCCCGTGGCCGATCTACTTCATGAGTTGATTGCAACCGGGATTCCCGAGCGCGACCTGCATCAGCTGATGCTCTACCAGACCGCCCTCGTGGATGACCTGCTCTACGATTTCATCACGCAACACCTCTTCCCACTCTACGTCCAGGGACGGGTTCACCTGGATGTGACCGACGCCGCCGAGTTCATACGTGGCTTGATCCGGCAGGGACAGATCGACCCACCCTGGTCCGAAAACATCATCACCAAGACCGGCCGCGGTCTCCTGGCGGCATGTCGCGACTTCGGTCTCCTGGAAGGCCATGGCCGCAAGCAGTTTCGCTTCGTATCCCTGTCCGAACCGGTATTCCTGTACGTCGCTTACAGCCTCCACGACCGCGGAGTAGGCGCCAGCCAGATCTTCAGCCATCCGGACTGGAAGGTCTTTCTTCTGGAAGAAGACCAGGTGGAGCGGTACTTCCTGGCCGCCCATCAGTCCGGGGGCCTGAAATACGAAGCAGCGGGGGGGATCAGGCGCATTGACTGGACCTGGAACGACCTACGAACCTGTGTCCGGCGGCTCGTTGAAGGAGCGCATTGA